One Buchnera aphidicola (Anoecia corni) genomic region harbors:
- the trpS gene encoding tryptophan--tRNA ligase has product MLFSAVQPSGLLTIANYLGVLCHWKEMQDSYDCIYCIADLHAMTAKKKIYKKKNKNENIKTILDTLALYLACGVDPNESIVFLQSQVLEHTQLNWILNCYTNLGELFRMTQFKVKSKNENASINSGLLTYPILMASDILLYDVDKVLVGEDQKQHIELTKKIARRVNGIYSKEIFTIPSVVITKSGSRIKSLLDPTKKMSKSDFNRNSSIFMLDNIELINKKFAKAVTDSENPANISFNKQKKPGVSNLLEILSALKNIPIIELEKFFLNKTYLDLKLMICQTVKNKLLPIQEKYFLYRKDEEYLKDILFRGATKAKKRAKETIKRLFSVLN; this is encoded by the coding sequence ATTTTATTTAGCGCTGTTCAACCCTCTGGATTATTAACTATTGCTAATTATTTAGGAGTATTATGTCATTGGAAAGAAATGCAAGATAGTTATGATTGTATATATTGTATTGCTGACCTGCATGCTATGACGGCGAAAAAAAAAATTTATAAAAAAAAAAACAAAAATGAAAATATAAAAACTATATTAGATACTTTAGCTTTATATTTAGCATGCGGAGTAGATCCAAATGAAAGTATTGTATTTCTTCAATCTCAAGTGCTTGAACATACGCAATTAAATTGGATATTAAATTGTTATACAAATCTTGGTGAGTTATTTAGAATGACTCAATTTAAAGTGAAGTCTAAGAATGAGAACGCTAGTATAAATTCGGGATTATTAACTTATCCGATACTCATGGCTTCAGATATATTACTATATGATGTTGATAAAGTATTAGTTGGGGAAGATCAGAAACAACATATAGAGTTAACAAAAAAAATAGCTCGTAGAGTAAATGGAATTTACAGTAAAGAAATATTTACTATACCTAGTGTAGTTATCACTAAATCAGGATCTAGAATAAAGTCCTTATTAGATCCGACAAAAAAGATGTCTAAATCAGACTTTAATAGAAATAGTAGTATATTTATGTTAGATAATATAGAGTTAATAAATAAAAAATTTGCAAAAGCAGTAACAGATTCTGAAAATCCAGCAAATATATCTTTTAATAAACAAAAAAAACCAGGGGTTTCTAATCTTTTAGAAATACTTTCTGCTTTAAAAAATATACCTATTATAGAATTAGAAAAATTTTTTTTAAATAAGACATATTTAGATTTAAAATTAATGATTTGTCAAACAGTTAAAAATAAATTATTACCTATACAAGAAAAATATTTTTTATATAGAAAAGATGAAGAGTATTTAAAAGATATTTTATTTCGAGGAGCTACGAAAGCTAAAAAAAGAGCAAAAGAAACAATTAAAAGATTATTTAGTGTATTAAATTAA
- the rpe gene encoding ribulose-phosphate 3-epimerase, with protein sequence MKKILLAPSILSADFSNLEKEIREVMSSGADLIHFDVMDNHYVPNLTFGSMVLKSLRKSNITSRIDVHLMAKPLENLIYDFLKAGADSIFFHPECSDHIDKTLNIIKDYGCQTGLVFNPATSLCCLEHVIEKVDHIVIMGVNPGFGGQSFISSTLSKIRKVRSIITNSKLKILLHIDGGVNLKNIADISQAGTDVFIVGSTIFKSKNYFSILKKLREQANNI encoded by the coding sequence ATGAAAAAAATATTATTAGCTCCATCAATTTTATCTGCAGATTTTTCAAATTTAGAAAAAGAAATTAGAGAAGTAATGTCTTCTGGAGCAGATTTAATCCATTTTGATGTAATGGATAACCATTATGTTCCTAATTTGACTTTTGGGTCCATGGTTTTAAAATCTTTACGAAAATCTAACATTACTTCACGTATTGATGTACATTTAATGGCAAAACCATTAGAAAATTTAATTTATGATTTTTTAAAAGCAGGAGCAGATTCAATTTTTTTTCATCCAGAATGCAGTGATCACATAGATAAAACATTAAATATAATAAAAGATTATGGATGTCAGACTGGTTTAGTTTTTAATCCTGCAACTTCTCTGTGTTGTTTAGAGCATGTTATAGAGAAAGTCGATCATATTGTAATAATGGGAGTTAATCCAGGATTTGGAGGACAATCGTTTATATCTTCAACATTGAGTAAAATAAGAAAAGTTCGGTCGATAATTACAAATAGTAAATTAAAAATATTATTACATATTGATGGCGGTGTGAATTTAAAAAATATTGCAGATATTTCACAAGCAGGTACTGATGTTTTTATTGTTGGTTCTACAATATTTAAAAGTAAAAATTATTTCTCTATATTAAAAAAATTACGTGAACAAGCAAATAATATTTGA